From Aquificota bacterium, one genomic window encodes:
- the accC gene encoding acetyl-CoA carboxylase biotin carboxylase subunit, with product MFKKVLVANRGEIACRIIRACKELGIKTVAIYNEIESTARHVKMADEAYMIGVNPLDTYLNAERIVDLALEVGADAIHPGYGFLAENEHFARLCEEKGITFIGPHWKVIELMGDKARSKEIAKKTGLPMVPGSDGILKDEQEAKQIAKEIGYPVLLKASAGGGGRGIRICRNEEELLRNYESAYNEALKAFGRGDLLLEKYIENPHHIEFQVLGDKYGNVIHLGERDCSIQRRNQKLVEIAPSLLLTPGKRAYYGELVVNTAKEIGYYSAGTMEFVADEKGNIYFIEMNTRIQVEHPVTEMITGVDIVKWQIRIAAGEPLRYKQEDIKFNGYSIECRINAEDPKKNFAPSIGTIERYYTPGGFGIRVEHAASRGYEITPYYDSMIAKLIVWAPQWEVAVDRMKAALETYEITGIKTTIPLLIKIMEDPDFRAGKFNTKYLETHPHLFDYQEHRDKEDFVAFISAAIAAYHGL from the coding sequence ATGTTCAAAAAGGTGCTTGTGGCCAACAGGGGTGAAATAGCCTGTAGGATAATAAGGGCCTGTAAGGAGCTTGGTATAAAAACGGTTGCCATATACAACGAAATAGAATCTACCGCAAGGCATGTAAAGATGGCCGACGAGGCCTATATGATTGGAGTCAATCCACTGGATACCTATCTAAATGCAGAGCGTATAGTGGACCTTGCCCTTGAGGTAGGTGCGGATGCCATACATCCTGGCTATGGCTTTTTGGCGGAGAATGAGCATTTTGCAAGGCTTTGTGAAGAAAAGGGTATAACCTTTATAGGCCCCCACTGGAAGGTTATAGAGCTTATGGGTGATAAGGCAAGGTCAAAGGAGATAGCCAAAAAGACGGGCCTTCCTATGGTGCCGGGAAGCGATGGCATTCTAAAGGATGAGCAGGAGGCAAAACAGATAGCAAAAGAAATAGGCTATCCTGTTCTTTTAAAAGCTTCCGCAGGTGGTGGTGGAAGGGGTATTAGGATATGTAGGAACGAAGAGGAGCTTTTGAGAAACTATGAAAGCGCCTACAACGAAGCTCTAAAGGCCTTTGGAAGAGGAGACCTTTTGCTTGAAAAGTATATAGAAAACCCACACCACATAGAGTTTCAGGTCTTGGGAGACAAGTATGGCAATGTGATACACCTTGGAGAAAGGGATTGTTCCATACAGAGGAGAAACCAAAAGCTTGTGGAGATAGCTCCATCTTTGCTTCTTACACCCGGTAAGAGGGCCTACTATGGAGAGCTTGTGGTAAACACGGCCAAGGAGATAGGCTACTACAGCGCAGGCACTATGGAGTTTGTAGCCGATGAAAAAGGGAACATATACTTCATTGAGATGAACACAAGGATACAGGTGGAACATCCTGTTACGGAGATGATAACGGGAGTGGATATAGTAAAATGGCAGATAAGGATAGCGGCGGGAGAGCCTTTAAGATATAAACAAGAGGATATAAAGTTTAACGGCTATTCCATAGAGTGTAGAATAAACGCAGAGGATCCAAAGAAAAACTTTGCTCCAAGCATAGGAACCATAGAAAGATATTACACACCCGGAGGCTTTGGTATAAGGGTGGAGCATGCAGCCTCAAGGGGTTATGAGATAACACCTTATTATGACTCCATGATAGCCAAGCTTATAGTTTGGGCTCCCCAATGGGAAGTGGCGGTAGATAGGATGAAGGCAGCCTTAGAAACCTACGAAATAACAGGTATAAAAACAACCATACCACTACTTATAAAGATCATGGAAGACCCAGACTTTAGGGCTGGCAAGTTTAACACCAAATACTTAGAGACCCATCCACATCTTTTTGATTACCAAGAGCATAGAGATAAAGAAGATTTTGTAGCCTTTATATCTGCGGCTATTGCCGCCTATCATGGACTATAA
- a CDS encoding OsmC family protein: MKVKVVQKEDFHFIGTGESGREVPIDAAGYVGGKGRGIRPPELLFHSIAGCVGIHLYEALHKEGKHTEHIEIETDAERITEGYPKVFTKIYLYVKVKGHVSEEDVKKALDKTIYNPGTCSIAYMINKVAPIEYKIELL, encoded by the coding sequence ATGAAGGTTAAGGTGGTGCAAAAGGAAGATTTTCACTTTATAGGCACAGGTGAGTCGGGCAGAGAGGTGCCCATAGACGCCGCAGGCTACGTGGGTGGTAAGGGAAGAGGCATAAGGCCTCCAGAGCTTCTTTTCCATTCTATAGCGGGTTGTGTGGGCATTCACCTTTATGAGGCCCTTCACAAGGAGGGCAAACACACAGAACATATAGAGATAGAAACGGATGCAGAAAGGATAACAGAAGGCTATCCAAAGGTCTTTACCAAGATATACCTTTATGTAAAAGTGAAAGGACATGTTTCGGAAGAGGATGTAAAAAAGGCCCTTGACAAGACCATATACAATCCCGGCACATGCTCCATAGCCTATATGATAAACAAGGTAGCACCCATTGAATACAAAATAGAACTCCTTTAG
- a CDS encoding molybdenum cofactor biosynthesis protein MoaE, whose protein sequence is MVPKIYLGVEWIGAERLLSHYQVPHECGASVIFLGIARSAPEDGDVAELHYEAFPEMAIKVMEEIREEALKAFPIKEVFIHHRLGVVRVGEPSFMVVVFGGHRDESFKACRYVVDEVKKRVPIWKKEVFKDGKGEWVLGA, encoded by the coding sequence ATGGTACCTAAGATATACCTCGGCGTTGAGTGGATAGGTGCGGAGAGGCTTCTTTCCCATTATCAGGTGCCTCATGAGTGTGGTGCAAGCGTAATATTCCTTGGCATAGCCAGGTCTGCACCGGAGGATGGAGATGTGGCAGAACTACATTATGAGGCCTTTCCAGAGATGGCCATAAAGGTTATGGAAGAGATAAGGGAGGAGGCCTTAAAGGCCTTTCCAATAAAAGAGGTTTTTATACATCACAGGCTTGGTGTGGTAAGGGTTGGTGAGCCTTCCTTTATGGTGGTGGTTTTTGGTGGGCATAGGGATGAGAGCTTTAAGGCCTGTAGGTATGTGGTGGATGAGGTAAAAAAGAGGGTGCCCATATGGAAGAAGGAAGTCTTCAAGGATGGAAAGGGTGAGTGGGTGCTTGGAGCATGA
- the moaA gene encoding GTP 3',8-cyclase MoaA, protein MILDKLGRELHDLRISVTDRCNFRCTFCMPEGQDYEFFRREEILSFEEITKFVRAIIPLGIKKVRLTGGEPLLRRDLERLIKMLSELPIEDLSLTTNGFLLKEKAKVLKLAGLRRITVSLPSLKDEVFSKLVGRNVKVSHILEGIEEALRVGLKPVKVNVCVVRGLNDGEIVDIAKFFKGMGVVVRFIEFMDVGNLNGWSLDRVFSVKEMLQLLKEHFELEPMEKSYRGEVAERYRYVDDGVEVGFISSITQPFCGDCNRLRLTADGKVLTCLFAQDGYDVKSIIRSGADEEEIRKFILHIWSQREDRYSEKRLEMLKEGIRPKKVEMFKIGG, encoded by the coding sequence ATGATCTTAGATAAGCTTGGTAGAGAACTTCATGACCTAAGAATATCCGTAACGGACAGATGCAACTTCAGATGCACCTTTTGCATGCCAGAGGGCCAGGATTATGAGTTCTTCAGACGGGAGGAGATACTTTCCTTTGAAGAGATCACCAAGTTTGTAAGGGCCATAATCCCCCTTGGAATAAAGAAGGTTAGGCTCACCGGTGGTGAGCCACTCTTAAGGAGAGACCTTGAAAGGCTTATAAAGATGCTCTCAGAGCTTCCCATAGAGGACCTAAGCCTTACCACCAACGGCTTTCTACTAAAGGAAAAGGCAAAAGTCTTAAAGCTTGCGGGCCTTAGGAGGATAACGGTCAGCCTTCCATCTTTGAAGGATGAGGTATTTTCAAAGCTTGTAGGGAGGAATGTAAAGGTTTCTCATATACTTGAAGGTATTGAAGAAGCCCTAAGGGTTGGACTAAAGCCTGTTAAGGTGAATGTATGTGTGGTAAGGGGCTTGAACGATGGGGAGATAGTGGATATAGCCAAGTTTTTCAAAGGTATGGGTGTGGTGGTCAGGTTTATAGAGTTTATGGATGTGGGGAACCTTAACGGATGGTCCTTGGATAGGGTCTTTTCTGTAAAGGAGATGCTACAGCTCCTAAAGGAACATTTTGAGCTTGAACCTATGGAAAAAAGCTATAGGGGTGAGGTGGCAGAAAGGTACAGGTATGTGGATGATGGCGTGGAGGTGGGCTTTATATCTTCCATAACTCAGCCCTTCTGTGGAGACTGCAACAGGCTTAGGCTTACCGCAGATGGAAAGGTACTCACCTGCCTTTTTGCGCAGGATGGTTATGATGTGAAAAGCATTATAAGGTCTGGAGCTGATGAGGAAGAGATTAGGAAGTTTATATTGCATATATGGTCTCAAAGAGAAGACAGATATTCAGAAAAAAGGCTTGAGATGTTAAAGGAGGGCATAAGGCCCAAAAAAGTGGAGATGTTTAAGATAGGAGGTTAA
- a CDS encoding Trm112 family protein has product MISQDLLEILACPKCKGGLVYDQEKNVLVCNNCKVFYPIEEDIPILLIDSARPLEELQKASQEGRA; this is encoded by the coding sequence ATGATAAGCCAAGACCTTTTGGAAATACTTGCCTGTCCCAAGTGTAAGGGGGGCTTGGTTTATGACCAGGAAAAGAATGTATTAGTCTGCAATAACTGCAAAGTCTTTTATCCCATAGAGGAGGATATACCTATACTCCTTATAGACTCTGCAAGGCCCCTTGAAGAGCTTCAAAAAGCTTCTCAGGAGGGACGGGCATAA